One window from the genome of Musa acuminata AAA Group cultivar baxijiao chromosome BXJ1-4, Cavendish_Baxijiao_AAA, whole genome shotgun sequence encodes:
- the LOC103982020 gene encoding PRA1 family protein B4-like, producing the protein MLSAAPAPTPLPISNSPSSVAPAAPASAALVATPAFRLFLSRLTNSARRSLNTCRPWSELADRSAFSRPESLGDAASRLRNNLAYFRVNYVAVVAAVLAISLITNPFSLLVLLALLAGWCLLYLFRPSDPPLVILGRTFSDRETLGFLVLATIFVVFLTSVGSLLISALVFGAAIIGAHGVFRVPQDLFLDEQEAGAASGLLSFLSGAASTGPVALAAARV; encoded by the coding sequence ATGTTGTCCGCCGCACCCGCCCCGACTCCCCTCCCCATCTCCAATTCGCCTTCCTCCGTCGCCCCTGCTGCCCCCGCCTCGGCAGCCCTGGTCGCCACCCCGGCCTTCCGCCTCTTCCTCTCCCGCCTTACAAACTCCGCCCGCCGCTCCCTCAACACCTGCCGCCCATGGTCGGAGCTCGCTGACCGCTCTGCCTTCTCCCGCCCTGAGTCACTAGGGGACGCCGCCTCCCGCCTCCGGAATAACCTCGCCTACTTCCGCGTCAACTACGTGGCCGTCGTCGCCGCCGTCCTCGCCATCTCCCTCATTACGAACCCCTTttccctcctcgtcctcctcgcccTTCTAGCCGGCTGGTGCCTCCTCTACCTTTTCCGCCCCTCCGATCCGCCGCTTGTTATCTTGGGCCGGACCTTTTCTGATCGCGAGACTCTTGGATTCCTCGTCCTCGCCACCATCTTCGTAGTTTTCCTCACTTCCGTCGGATCGCTTCTGATCTCAGCCCTGGTCTTTGGTGCCGCTATCATCGGAGCCCATGGGGTTTTCCGTGTTCCGCAGGATCTTTTCCTGGATGAACAGGAGGCGGGCGCCGCCAGCGGGCTTCTATCCTTTCTTAGTGGAGCGGCCTCCACCGGACCTGTCGCCTTGGCGGCTGCTCGTGTCTGA